The Cylindrospermum stagnale PCC 7417 genome segment GAGACAGAGGTTCTTATAAACAGTGGGAAGAAAATAATATTCCTCCACAGGTAGTATTTGAAATACTATCACCTGGAAACCGAACTCAAGATATGGCTAACAAATCGCTTTTTTATCAACGTTATGGAGTAGAAGAATATTATATTTATGATCCTGATAGAGTGGAATTTACTGGTTTCTTACGTGCTGAGGAATGGTTACAGCAAATTGAAGAAATCAATGGTTGGGTAAGTCCACTTTTGGGTATATGTTTTCAATTAACACCAAATACCTTAGAAATTTATTATCCTGATGGGCGAAAGTTTCTCACATCTGTAGAATTAAATCAACAGCGTGAACAAGAACGTCAAGCAAAAGAAGCAGCACTTCTGCAACTAGAACAGGAACAACAGCGATATCAAGATTTATTAACTAGATTGCAAGCTAAAGGGATTGATATAAATAATCTGTGATTATTGGATTATGTGGAGATTATTTTGTTGATACCAATTTTATGTGAGGTTGCATCAAATAAATCCCGTAGAGACGTTCCATGGAACGTCTCTACAGTCAGGAATAAAGCGCTGAAGAATTTTCACCATCACCCTAATTCTATTTATTATGTAGCTAAAAAATTAAAAATAATTGAGATTGATCACTTTATTAAATCCTGTCAATCCTTAAATCCTGGATATCCTGATTCAGACAATTTAAATATCAGGTTCTAAACCTAACAACCTTAACTGTTCTATCAATCTTTCCTTCTGTCTTCTTTCCTGTTCCGTTGGAGTAAACACCCAAGAAAATTGATTTTTATTCTTGACGAGGATCTGATAGTGGTGGATGCCAACCCGCTTCTACCCAAAAACGACGAGCAACTTGAATAGAAGCCTCATCACGTCGTTCATCATTAAAGTCAAAACGCTCGCTAGTTGCTCTTCCTGTAGGAGTTGTACCTAAAATTTTTATACCATCTTTTGTCCAAATAAAATGCTCAGACCATTCTTGTTGACGGGGATTAAATAAAGCAACTTGTTCTTGAGTTTTGGGATCTGTACCTACTATAAAATTATAGTGACGCTCATTACAGCGATGACAAGCTAAAGCTAAATTATCCAATTCATCTGAACCACCCAAGGACTGCGGCATAATATGGTCAATTGTAAAACGGTCGGGACTCAGATATTCAGGAGAGTGGCAATATTCACAGAGGAATTTAGCTCGTTTTCTTATAAGTCGTCGAGTTGGTTCGGACACCATTTACTTTTCGCCGCTAGTTGAGCGTTAATTAAGGTAAATATTCGCTGTAACTCAGAGATACCTACATATTCGGCTTCTTCTTCAGGAGTGATTATATCAGCTTTTTTCTTGTCTAACAGTTCTTCAAAGCGAGATTGTAATTCATCAGTAAACTTAAATAGATAAATATCACCGAATTCACTCATCTTGATACCAGAAGATATTAAGGATGAGGGCTGAACCATTAATTGAGTAATCATTATGCGTTCACAGTTTATTTATTTCTATTGTGCCAGAATTAATATAGAAATAGAAAATTTGAGTTGATTAGATATAGTTTAAATTTGCTTTGCTTTAAAAAAGTTTCAAGCAAGTTACAATGATTCAAAAATATACATATCAATTTTAACCTAAATCAGGTTCGACACCAAGCGCCTTTAATTGTGCAATCAATCTTTCTTTCTGTCGTCTTTCCTGTTCTGTGCGTTGTCTTTCCGCTTCTGTTGGAGTTAATACCCAATTACCCGTAATATCATACCAGCGTAACCAAGGCTGCTGAATATTTTGATAACTGCCCTCCCATACTCCTAAACCTAATTCTATTTCCGGTATCCAAAAACGGGAATCTGATAAAGAGACTTCCGCATAACGACCGCCATCTAATTTAAATATTCTAAATGTATATGTATAACGGTCAAAAATAGCATAATAGGGAATCCGCAAAATTTGTTCATACACTTGCCATTTGGTCGGCGGTTTTTCTACATCTCGCAAAGTCTGTCCTAAATCTTCCCTTTCAGTTCCTGGTGAGAGTAACTCAACTACAATAAAAGGATTAATCCCCTCTTGCCAAACTACATAACTGAGGCGTAAATCTCCATTTTGATAAAGCGGGGAAACATCGACAACAGCAAACCAATCTGGTCTTTTATACCAAATTGGCTGACGAGAGTCATAATAAAGATTCATATCACTAGCGGTAAATATTTTATCGCTAGGATAACTAGGCGAATGAAAAGTTTCGTCTAACAAACGTGGTTGTAATAAATGAAAATGATCAGGCAAACCAGGTTCCTCTGGATCTTCACTTTTGAGATCATACATAGTGGGTAATACTTCCTGGGGAGAACGTGGCGGATCAGTTTGATGCATTGGGAAGCAGTCCTGTAGAAGATATTCCTCTTGATCTCTTGTACTTGGCGAATATAATTCGCGACTACACAGACAAAACCCACCTCCGTGGGTTGAAAACCCTTGATTTTTCGTGAGTCAGCGCAGGCGAAC includes the following:
- a CDS encoding Uma2 family endonuclease translates to MVQQLTPETAPEIIYPDSDGKPMSDNTKQYRWIVTIKENLEILFAPQDDVFIAGDLLWYPVQGSVKTRQAPDVMVVFGRPKGDRGSYKQWEENNIPPQVVFEILSPGNRTQDMANKSLFYQRYGVEEYYIYDPDRVEFTGFLRAEEWLQQIEEINGWVSPLLGICFQLTPNTLEIYYPDGRKFLTSVELNQQREQERQAKEAALLQLEQEQQRYQDLLTRLQAKGIDINNL
- a CDS encoding HNH endonuclease — translated: MVSEPTRRLIRKRAKFLCEYCHSPEYLSPDRFTIDHIMPQSLGGSDELDNLALACHRCNERHYNFIVGTDPKTQEQVALFNPRQQEWSEHFIWTKDGIKILGTTPTGRATSERFDFNDERRDEASIQVARRFWVEAGWHPPLSDPRQE
- a CDS encoding Uma2 family endonuclease — protein: MHQTDPPRSPQEVLPTMYDLKSEDPEEPGLPDHFHLLQPRLLDETFHSPSYPSDKIFTASDMNLYYDSRQPIWYKRPDWFAVVDVSPLYQNGDLRLSYVVWQEGINPFIVVELLSPGTEREDLGQTLRDVEKPPTKWQVYEQILRIPYYAIFDRYTYTFRIFKLDGGRYAEVSLSDSRFWIPEIELGLGVWEGSYQNIQQPWLRWYDITGNWVLTPTEAERQRTEQERRQKERLIAQLKALGVEPDLG